The DNA region TTCCTTTGCTCCGTGCAGGCAGCCCGACGGCACCGGCCGAGCCCCTGCTGGGGCCGCGGGGCTGCGGCCACACAGCCCGGGAGGTGTCGGAGAAGCAGAGCCGGCTGCACACGGAGATCCTGGAGCTGCAGAAGGAgaccctgcagctgcagaaggagaagatcctgctggagaaggagaagctCCTCCTGGAAATCATCAAACTCCGCCGGGAGCTGGGCACGTgagggtgctgcaggcagcggggcggcgcggggcagCTGCCCCCATGGTGGgaatggggacggggatggggacagggacaagctGCTCGCCCGGCGATGGGCACCGTGATACCTTCAGCCCCTGCCTGCTACAGGGTGGGGATGGTTCCTCTGGGAGCCCTGTCCCATGGCCACGATCCACCAGCCCGTTCTCCCGGGGGGTACGGGACATTTCAGAGCACCCTGGGCGCTGGCACTTGGCTGAATAAAGGTGAGCTCTGCAGTACCAGCGCCCAGTGTGTAGGGCAGGGACGGGGTGGGGGTCCCGCAGGTACGGGAACGGGACAGGGGGCGGCTGTAGGCTGACACGTGGCAGGCGgtgagcatgggcagccccACGGGGACAGCGTCCTGCACAAACAGCATGGCCAGAGCCTCGCCTTGCTTTCCACGCCGAGCTTTAATCTCGCTCCACAAACCACACGCAGCAGCCGAGGTGCCCTTGACGTTTCGCTGCAGTCACGGTAACGACGCCCCAAAACCACGCTGGTCGGGGTGGAAGCACGCTGCCTGCCGCCCTGCGTGCTCCCCAACGCCTGCTCGGGGGCTcgttgctgctgctggtgtggcAGCGGAGCAGGACAGCGCTGCCGTGTCCTCCCACCTCCTGCTGGAGTCAGCCTCCGCTCCTCCCGTGTTAGTCACTGGGCTGCGGGCTGAGCAGTTCCCTCGTTTTTTAGCAGTGGCAATGGCAGAGGAGCTGCCTCCCCTCAccgcaggcaggcagcaagcgTGCGGAGGGCTGAAATTAAAGCAGGGCGGGGACGTTCCCATTTCATTTCCCCGCTTTTTCAAGTCAGAAGGGAGGGGAGTTTCGGCTCACCTTCCCGGGGGGGGCTACACAAAGACGAGTGCTGGCGAGGGGCAGGTGCAGCTGTCCtgcagcgcctcccgcacccagGAGCCCTGACACCCCGACACGGAGGCGGCCACCCAGAATGTCCTGGAAGGGAAATCGGGCACAGGTTGCTGCTGTGAGAATCAAAGCGAGGTGCTGCGGGAGCTGCTCTCGGGTTTTTAGGGGGGGACACCCCTCGGGGAGGCGTAGTGCCACCTACCTGGCTCCTTGCAGCCCGTGCCCATCGCAGCGGGGGTGCCCGTGGTTTGTGTCCCCCCAGCACTGGACGCACACGCGCCGGTCCCGCTGCAGCCGGCGGCTCCAGGGCTGCCCCCGGCAGGCGGCCGCCACCTGCGTCAGGCGGAAAAAGccgcaggagctggggaggggggagctggcggggaggggggagatggGAGAAATAACGTTGGTTGGATGGCCGGGGGGATGCTGGTGGGGTGTGCTCGTTGGGCAGGTTGGGGGTGTCTAGGGGTCGGGGTTGTGCAGGGGGTGGGAAGGgcagtggggtttggggggggcggTGCAAAGGGGCGATCGGTTTTGGGGGGCTGCAAATGGGTCATGGGGTTTGGGGCTGTGAAGGGGCCAAGTTTTGGGTGCAGGGAGCGTGCACAGAGgccacagctcccagcaggatGCACGGGGTCCATAGCTTTGGAGGGGCTGTGCAAAGGGGCCACAGTTTGGGGTGCCAAGGGGCCACCAGGATGCTGCCCTGCACCTACCTGGGAGCCTCCTCCGGCCTCTGCAGCCCGGCTCTTCTCCAGGGATCCCTGAAGTCCCGGCTGAAGGAGTCGGGGAGCACCTTGGCCACCCCTGGCACAGAAGCAGCGGGGTCACAGCTGCCCCGGTGTGGGCAGTGGGGACAAACAACATGGTGTGTGGGTCCGGAAGGGGGTATGGTACGCCTTACCTTTGGCGGCCCCGCAGGCTGGGTCATCCCCCAGGCACCCGCGGCGCTGCTTGAGGTCGGGGCAGGGCTCCCCACCGTGCCGGGGTGGGACAGTGACCTGGCGGCTGCGGCCCCTGCTGCCGACCCCACatggggagctgcagctgctccagggcCCCCAGGGTCCCACCACGCAGCCCACCGCTGTGGGGCAGGgtggaggagcagaggagagggaaaagaggggaaaaaagagcttAAATAGTGTAAAGGACAAAGGGGAGAAGCTGCAAACGGGAAAGTGGGACCCCCCCGTGGCTCATCCCCCAACCCAGCAGCATTGTGTGCCGCTTCCGGAGGCTTTTATTCTCGTGCTGCTGCATCGAGCTGAGCTGGGACCCCGCTAATCTCCGCGGAGATTAGGGAGGGCTGACGGCTGTGATTGTCCCAGGGCCGTGTCCCTCGGCTCTGTgcatcccagcacagccccagccctgggtcCCGTGTCCCCACGCAGCGGTGGCAGGCGTGCTGCTGGCCCAAAGGATCGCTGCGGGCATTGTGGGGGCAGCATCACCCCGTTATTTTCAGCTGCAGGCTCCATCACTGCACAGGGAGCAGCCAGAATGCCCCAGTGGGGAAAAAGTGGAGAACAGGATGCAAAAACCTGCCAGCACGCACAGCCACCCGGGCCGGGGGCTCCTTGCCGCTGTCCCCACTAGGAGCTACCTGCTGGTAACCACTCTGCTGTCACCCATCGTTACCGGCTGCGCTAACGAGAGGCATCGCCCATCCCCTGCCAGCCTGGGGCCAGCCCGAGCTGCACCCCAGAATCCCGAGGGGTCAGCCCCACAAGCCTGCAGCCGAGGGGCCGAGCCTGAccccctctccccatccccacactCACCGGCGCGGCGGCACGAGGCCTGGTAGTCCTGGCAGCAGTCGCCCGTCCTCTCGCAGTAGGAGTCGCAGTAGCAGCGAGCCCGGTGGGTGCCTGGGGCCCAGCAGGCGTTGTTCCTGCCTGGGCAGCAGCGATGCCGGCAGCCGCCCAGCACGtagctggcagccagcagccaccccccgcacagcagcagccctcgCATGCTGCCCCGCAGCGTCCCTGTCCCCGCGGGTCCCGCTGGGGCCGGCTGTCCCCCCggggggggagctgggctgcgCCGCCCCTCGGCTGGACGCGGGGATCAAGCACGTCTCGTTCTGCTCCAGCGCCCCGGCTCTGGGCTGCGCGGGTGGGTGTGAGGATGCCACGGCACAAGCCCCAGCCCCAACGGGGGTGATGCaaagcagagggaaggaagggcttGCTACGGCCCTGCtcccctcccgcagcccccatCCTGGCACTGATGAAGCCCCCAGCCATGCTGAGGtggtggcacagccctgtgacCATCACGCTGCCATCTCGCCAGGCTCCCTGCCACCCCTAGGACCTCGGGCACCTGCACACGATGGGCAAAAGTGGTACTGGCATCCCCAGGCATCGCCCCCACGCTTGCAGAAAGCCCACAGCGGGGTTCAGGGCTCTCCTTggctgggggaggcagagcagcGATGCCCTGGGGAATTATCTCAGCCCAGCGCAAGACCCAGGAGATTCGGGGTGCAGCACCCGCTCCACCCAGCGCCCCGGGTACCCCCAGTGAGGCTGGGACCCAAACAacgccgcagcagcagcagcccccatgACCGCAGCACCACGGGGCGCACCCTGCACTCACCCCGCCAGGGCCACCCTGCACAGCACTGCCCGCACACCACCGCAGCCGCTAAAGCCAGACCGATTTTATTCAAATTGCGAATGtaaaacagaataataataataacaataaaaaaaaaacaaacctcactGGCTTCAAAGCAGAAAGCCCCAGGGGAATCGCTCCCAggctttcctctttcctccttGGCCCTCCCGCGCTAGTGTTAAGGCTGTGCTCGGGGCTGACAACACGACGAGGGGAGGGCAGCTCGAGCCCCGCGCCCGCTCCCCCGGGGAAAGTTTTGGCACGAACGCGGAGGGGCCGAGCCCCGGCGCGGGGCAGGGCAAGGCTGCGGCGCGGGTGTTAGTGACGGGTCGGGGTGA from Anas platyrhynchos isolate ZD024472 breed Pekin duck chromosome 16, IASCAAS_PekinDuck_T2T, whole genome shotgun sequence includes:
- the LOC101801461 gene encoding somatomedin-B and thrombospondin type-1 domain-containing protein-like; this translates as MRGLLLCGGWLLAASYVLGGCRHRCCPGRNNACWAPGTHRARCYCDSYCERTGDCCQDYQASCRRAAVGCVVGPWGPWSSCSSPCGVGSRGRSRQVTVPPRHGGEPCPDLKQRRGCLGDDPACGAAKGVAKVLPDSFSRDFRDPWRRAGLQRPEEAPSSPLPSSCGFFRLTQVAAACRGQPWSRRLQRDRRVCVQCWGDTNHGHPRCDGHGLQGARTFWVAASVSGCQGSWVREALQDSCTCPSPALVFV